The sequence below is a genomic window from Brettanomyces bruxellensis chromosome 9, complete sequence.
GTGGATCCGACTCCCCCAGCAAAGAGAGATACGGTGCCGCCGTTGTAATCGTGCTCATATCTATTATTACTATTTACAACAGTTCTATAGATCGACTAAgtactgaaaaaaatagatgtGATGATGCGGTGATTGTGTTAATAGTTTGTAGAGGGATACATGTATTTTATCCAGAGTaaaccaaagaaaaaaaaataagaggAAGCGAGACTGCTACATTCAAAAATAGAGagggcaaaaaaaagtgaaatcGACATCGCTGAAAAAAACTAGCGGTCCGCGAAGTGtcaacacaaaaaaaaaatagaagctGAAAACACGGTAAAGGATTATTTTTAACTTATGTGGTATACACATAGGCAATGTCATTAAGACatatatatgaaaatgACCTACGATTCTACCAGCAAGGATAAATAACAAGTTTTGTTGAAAACTGAAAAGCAAACTAACTAGAACCCACCTCAAAACAACtgtataaaaataaagtaaaaaaaaagaagatagagGAAAAGCAAGGATGGCTATTCATCTCTCCCAAAAGGCGTATGCAGCGTGAAAACAAGGATCAACTTCTTGTcttcaaataaaagcaaaagataTCAGAAATGACGAATAACACCAAGCGATAACAAACGAAATAAACATaaaggtgaagaaaaagaaatattaaGAATGAAGCAGTgtctgaaaaaaatgcatgcTCATCATTAAATGTAAGTTGCCGAGTATGTTGAATACAAGGAATCTGAAAATAAGTTCGTGCAGTAAGAAATGTATGAAGATCTAATTAATCAATCGACCAATAGTCATGCTTACACGGCAAAATCTGTGGCTGCGATCATTTAATAGAGTAATCTGGTGATGATTCTGTAAGGCGTGTTTTCCAACTTCTCGTAAATACTCTTGATGTCATCTAAATTAACGTTAGAAATATCAGCCATAAGGTAAGCAACATTGCCACGAGAGTCGGAGAACTGCTTCTCAATGTTGTGATCAGACAAGATCTGATTAACTGTTCTCAACACACCCGGAACATTCTGATGAATATACAAGATTCTAACAGCATTCTGCTGATCCCAGTCGAGTCCTCTAAGTGCAACCTCTGGGAAGTTAACAGCACCAGTAGAGGTTCCTTCATTAATGTAATTGCTCAAAGCATTACTGACCTCAATTCCGATAGCCGACTGTGCCTCTTCGGTAGAACCACCGATGTGTGGAGTCAAAATAACATTCTTCATTGATTTCAACTCCTCCAGCTCTGGGAAAAGATCACCCTTGAAGTCTGGACCATTTTTCCTTGGCTCAGCTGGATACACGTCCAATGCAGCACCTGCCAATTTTCCAAGCTTTAATGCCTCGACCAATGCAGGAATATCGACAACAGAACCTCTGCAGTTGTTCAAAAGGTAAGCGCCATCCTTCATCATAGCAATCTGGGCAGTCGAGATCATCTTTCTGGTTTCTGGAGTCTCAGGAACATGCAAAGTCACAAAATCAGACTCGCCCAAAACCTCATCCAATGTGGCGACTTGCTCGGAATTACCAAGGGCCATCAATGACAATATATCATAATAAAGCACACGCATACCTAATGCCTCAGCCAGCACAGACAACTGTGAACCAATGTGACCGTATCCGACAATACCAAGAGTTTTACCTCTGACTTCCCAGCACTTGGCCGATTTCTTGTTCCAAACGCCCTGGTGCATCTCCATAACACGGTCCCCGAGTTGACGGGATAGGCCAATAACCTCGGCCAACGTCATCTCAGCAACAGAACGAGAGTTACAGAATGGTGAGTTAAACACGCAAATACCATGGTCTGCAGCATACTCTAGATCGACCTGGTTAGTACCGATACAGAAGCAACCAATAGCAATCAAATTCTTGGCGTGCGAAAGAACCTTTGCGGTCAACTTTGTCTTTGATCTCACACCAATCACCTGCACATCCTTGATCTTCTCGATCAACACATCCTCGGGCAGAGAGGTCTTGTAAAACTCAACCTGATAGCCCTTGTCATGGAAAGTATCAAGTGCGGTCTGGttaatattttccaaaattaGCATCTTAATATCACCAGTGGAGAAAGGTTTCAATGCCTTCTTAGATCTGTCAAAGGTAGTTGCTCTTGGTCTTGGAGCACTATCAAGATACGTCGATGTTGGAGAAGTAGAGACCTCCTTCTTTGGGGACAAGGATGTTTGTTTAAGCGATCTGCTCAATTGTGAAATTGGTACTGGGGATGACATATTTGTGTATATATTAATTGATATGATATCTCGCTACTTTTCAATCTTAAGCGCTTTAGAATATCTGGCAGAATTTTCTTAAATATAAGAAGGCTATTTTATGTGACTTGGACAATTGATAGAAAGACCAAATCATTTCGGAGTAGGAGCTTcgatatatttatataacGTAGctctgaaaaaaaaaattcatctGAAGTAATTACATTATattgaaatgaaaaaaagagtcaGAACGCGAATAGAGAAGGCGTCATACTGAATGTGTAAATAGGGGCATCTAAACAGgactgaaaattttttgaggCCCTATTGTAGAACTATTGACACACCGGTACCAATTCTCTTCTCTTGGTATTTCCGAACATTCCTGGGAAATATAAGGCGGTACACTTTGATCACCGAAGCGATGTTCCCAAGTGAATTGCCAATTTTGGTACCTTAAAAACTCAACGAACGAGTTTATATCTCTAGAATTAAGAACCAAAGAGCGAGACTTTCATTAGCATTAGCGCGAGGATATTTGGACTGAGTCCGAATGACCACgctatttttcttttcttcattcgCCAATCTCCGTACTCCACTAAATATTAGAGCGAGTATTTCTATTGTTACCACAAAATCGCAGATGGagcaaaaaagcaggaaacaGTGCAGAGTATTCTCGACAACGCATCACGTTCCACTTTCCGAGCTGGTCCAACTCCCAATGCACATTACTCCTTTAGTAGGATACAAAAGGGTTTTTCCAGACTGCGTAGTAATATCTTATTTATTCCCCGTTGTCTGCCACACAGCCATCTTTTCTACACGTGTCCATCGATGATTAACTTTTAGGAATCTAAAACCTGAAGTGGAGCATAGGCCGAAACCGCGACTTCAAATCACGTGAAATGATTTAAACTGTCGACGAATTTTTTTACCTTGCCtttcaaagcaaaaatGTCGGAGagcatttttttcgtcTATTTGTCATCTGTGTCCGAGTACATATGTATTTTGCTACATCTTAGATGAGATGAAATGGTGAGAATTAAAACATGACTAAATAGATTGAGTACTTGCAAAGCACGTTATGCAGGTGTGTATGTATGTGGCCATTCTCGTAggtattttattattatcatttttcatattcCTCTGCCCTTTCTTTGaacttgaaaagttttGACCTATTCCGGTAAACTGCCTCGAGAGTAGGTGAAATTGCAACGCTACACTCAAATTATTAATCTTGAATTAAATTAGCAAGAACTGAGATATCCTGTCATCAATGTGCAATCAAAATCACCTGCGAAATTTTAAATGTGTAATTTATTACAATTTGATTACGAAGTACCTCTGTTGacataaataaatttggatGTGAAGGGCGGGGTTTAAAGTAGTTCAAATCATGGCGAATTCACACATCTCTTCGACCAAATTTCCTTCGTAGTGAATCCATAcgaattttatttcctgTCTCAATACATTAATACGATGAGATGGCGGGAAAACTATATTGATATTTGCATCACgtgatgaaaagaagggtTGTGTTGATGCGAAAAATTGGTGATTTTGCTGaagtgaaatttttttttcgtacCAAAATACATAGTGAGTTGAGACTACCCTAGCTTCACACCCAACTCTATCATTCTTGAAggtcttctttctccaacTCACGTCGATTGAAAACCAACACCCCCGGCTTTCCACGTAATATCCCGACGATTTCAAAgtttttattaatttttcttgctaAAATATAATCATGTCAGGCGCACCAGCAGCAGCATCAAGAGGCGGACCAAGAGGAGCTCCAAGAGgtagaggaggaagaggaggaagaggtgGAAGAGGTGGCAGAAGAGgtagaggaagaagaggaaacgATGAGAAGGTTTGGGCCCCAGTCACCAAGTTGGGAAGACTTGTGAAGTCTGGTAAGATCACTTCCGTTGAGGAAGTGTACTTGCACTCTTTGCCAGTTAAGGAGTACCAGATCATTGACACTTTGTTGCCAGGTTTGGACGAGAAGGTCATGAAGGTCTTGTCTGTCCAGAAGCAGACCAGAGCTGGTCAGAGAACCAGAATGAAGGTTGTCATGGTGGTTGGTGACTCCAACGGTCATGTTGGTCTTGGTATCAAGGCTGCCAAGGAGTTGGCCACAGCTATCAGAGGTGCCATCATCATTGCCAAGTTGGCCATTATTCCAGTCAGAAGAGGTTACTGGGGTTCTAACTTGGGGGCCCCACACTCTATCGCCAACAAGACTTCTGGTAAATGTGGTTCTGTCACTGTCAGATTGATCCCAGCCCCAAGAGGTTCTGGTATTGTTGCTTCTCCAGCTGTCAAGACCATGTTGCAGTTCGCTGGTATCGAGGATGTTTACACTACATCTTCCGGTTCTACCAGAACTCTTGAGAACACCTTGAAGGCCACTTTCGCTGCCCTTGGTAACACTTACGGTTTCTTGACTCCTAACTTGTGGAAGGAGTTCGCTTTGACCGACTCCCCATTGGATGTCTATGCTGATGAGGCTTTGGGCAACAAGAAGAGAAACTAAACTAAGTTTTGTCCGAGTTAGCGAGTGTtaattaataataatttggGTACCTTCTGTGCGCGATCATTTcttatattatttttatatattgtaATAACGGATGCAGTTGTTTGTTCACCAAGTTGTTTTAATTGTAGtactatttttattctacCGTATTTTCTACTGGCATATCTTGAAGTTGGGATGGATGTCTTCTGTGACGATGAAGTGCACAGAgacgaaaaaaatggaactATTGACattaaaaaataactaTACAGTGAGAGCACCGGCCCACAAAAAAGGGCCAGATCAAAAGCAATAGAAGCACGAAAGTATATAAAAAGACACGAAAAGACGGAATCAGACACCATTATGAAATAACTTATCAATATCATGGGCGTCACACCTGTTGAGGAGGGGCCTGTTCCATCACCTGATCATCTGGAACAGCAAACTGCCGTTGATCTGTATTCTGACCGTcaccatttccattttgaTCCTTAACCCAAACCATATTCCTGCCCCCGTTCAAATTACGATCCTCAGGATGCTGGAATGGGCAGTTTGCGTTTTTGCAGTTCGCGCCAAACTTGCATGGTTCATCAATAGGATGCTGGAAATAGCAATCGATCCTCTTGCAATCGGCACCATCCCTGCACAGAACATTTGTTGTGGCGTGTCTCTTGAGACATCTTGGATTCTTGCAATGTCTACCGAATTTGCATTGTTCCAGAGATCTCTGGGAACCCTCTTGCATAGAATCTCCCCCTTCGGGTGGCTTATAATTAGGAGATGAGTGTGCTTTTGTACATGATGGGTCGATGCAATTCTTGTTTGCAGGGCACCACTCTAGTGTCAGCACTTTAGCATCTTTATTAGCGGGAGTTGGATGACCAAAAGGACACATCTCTCTTTGGCACACTGCACCAAATTTACACAAGGTAATTCCATTAGTTTTCTGTAGTAAATGCTGCTCTACTTGTTTTGACACCTGCTTGACGATGTTATTGCTTCTTTCGAACTTGTGAgctcttctttcttgcctTGTCTTTTCGAGTTCAGCCATTAGAGCATCGTCTTCCCCTGGATGTAGATAGTTGCATGTTCCAGGCGGATTTGGGCAGTTTGGATAGGCAAAACAGATTTTCGCAGGGTGCGCATACCGGCAATTGCGGTCGTGGCAATGAGGGAATTTCTTGCACCTTCCAATAGGTTTTCTGGGAACAAATTGCATACTCTGGGAACCATTTTCCAAAGACTTTTCCATCAACTGATGAAAGTTCCTTTGGTTTCTAAGCGCAAAAGATTTCTTGTTCTTCGTATTTCCACCTTTTGAGACACCCCTATGAACCGTAGAACCTTTTCCAAAGGCACTCGTAATGTGGGGTCCCGTGGGAATGGAACCATGAACTATGCCTTCCATAGCAGTCGAACCACTATCATCAAAGTGAACCTGCTGGGTACCATTTGCCTTGTTTACAGTCTGATCTACTCCatgattttgaaatgcCGACTGTGTAAATGCTGACTTTATTGGTGCTGCTGGTTGCTGAGGCAAAAATTCAGGCTGAGACTGTGCTTGCGGTGCTATCGTAGTCTGTTGCTGAATTGATGATTGTTGATGTTGCTGTGGTGCTTGCTGTTGCTGTGcttgttgttgctgttgctgtgcttgttgttgttgtgcCTCTTGTTGCTGTTGGTGTGTCTGCTGCTGGCCATTAAAGCCTTGCTCAGCACCCTGCTGATAATGCTTCACTTCATCCAAAACTTCATTAACAAAATTTATGTTGATTGCATTTCCAAATAGTGAGTTGAATTCCGTCATAATTTCCTCTGCCGTCCTGTTATTAGAAATCAGAACTAGTAAGAACTCGGCCACATAAGATGGATCATCGGTAAGATTCATACTTCTGAGCTTTTCTGTGACTTGAGCATTTAACTGCTGCCCAAATGGGCTTTCAGGATCAAAGTTCATGATTGATATTTTGTAAAACGAACTATTTACGAAATGTAACTTTAACTTGTAAATTTTGATGGAGTGAGTGTCTTACGATGAATAAAAGAACTATATAAGATTAGGCTTAAAAAGCTAGcaagaatttttttttttatttttttttatttttctttttttttcctggGCGTGGGCGTAAGAGAAATTTTGTAACGGCGGgaagggaaaaagaaagtccTGTAGTCACTGCTTTCCTAACTAGGAAACGAATCAAGAGTGCTTTAGCAGCTGCTATTAATAACAACTTTACGGGTAATCATTGCGTAGTAGTCTGTATCACTCTGTCTAAACATGCATATCTTAAAAATTATTGCGTActtcttttatttactttGGTGTTCAAACTACAGCCATGTTAAGCAtacaaaattttaaaattcATTATTGCCTATTCTGTGATGTCCAGAGACGAGAGAGCAAAATTCCAGCGAAAATCAATGAGGATGCAATTATTATCGTACTTCCAACAGTTAAATCAGTTGCAAAAGCATGGTCTTCTTTGTCACATAatctatcatcatcatctggtGTCTTTTCCTTGATTTCTAAGATAAAAAGCAATTTTTTCGGTTGAGATTCTAATGCAGCTTCGAgatcatcatttttatccAACGCTATCAGATCGCCATCATTATCTATGTaagaaagatcaaaaaTACTATTTGGCAGTCGTTGCAAATCCAATTTCATGTAGATTTTATGCTTTATTATGGAAAGGAGATCTTGATCACTACCCTTTTTATCAACAACGATCTTCACTCTGTAAATTTTTCCGTCTAGATCAAGATTTAAAGACTCTTTAACCCttaatttaaatttaatcTCTCTAGAATGGAAATTTGAGGTTGaatatgctttttgatTTCCAATTGCCACCTTAGATTGGTCTACACTTCCTGGAAAATCCATTAGTACAGGCTGAGGCAATGTTGAACTCAAAAGAGAACCATATGACATGGACTTTGGAATCCTTTTATCTTGTATGCTTGTTAATGATGGTAGCGGCGTTGTTGAAGTATTAGAATTGGTTCTGAAATTTGTTGTCGATCGCCATTCGCTTGACAAGTTACTTCGTGATTTTGTATATGAGCTTCTTCTGGAAGGTTTTTCGCTGGAATTAATTGACTTCAGCGGCTCCTCCAAAGAGCCCCAAAATTTATTCCATGCTGGACCAATGCTTTCCTCATTTGAAGTGGAActattttcaatatcaaaatgCGAAGCATCTGATAATTCTTTAGAAGGGAAGCTTGTAGATTCAACAGTGGAGAGGTCAAGAGCCTTAAGCAAAGCATTTGTCAAGTTAAGAACATTTGCCAACCCTGTGATTTCCCCCTCACCATTTACAATCGGTAGATTAAGAAACTTGCCTTCATACATGAGTCTTAATGCCGATTGGATCCCCATGGTCTCCTGTGCAAAATTTGGGCGAGGAGTCATAATACGTGCAACTTTCATACTTTTTAAATCATAATTATTTGCGAGAACCCTAAAAAGTATATCCTTGGTTGTTATAATTCCTATAACATCTGATTTCATAATAGTATCAGTGCTCTTGTTTGATTCTTTCAAACTGGGAGCATTGCAAATAAGAGCTGCCGTTAGATTTTTCGCCTTCAGCATTTGAGCCGCTTCAAGTATTGATGCTGACGGTGGTAAGGTAGCACAGCGTGccagatgaaaatatttatccGTGACCAAACTCGCCAATTCCGGTTGTTTCATGATGCTTATCAATCTTTTAATATCGTTTGCAatcctcatttttctctGGCGTATGTTGCGATCGAACAGCTCTTCATTAGTTGGTGCGAGTGGATCAACTTGCATACTTGGTAAAGGTCGTACCATGCCATAATCACTACCTAAATCATACTCGTTAAGGTTTTCAAATGTACATTGTAGTCGTCGCGCTCCGTCGGCCATCTTTTCCAAACGAATCATAGCATGATAAAAGCACTTCGTAATGTTGAGAAGCTTGACAACAACTCCAGTAGTAGAATCAATTAAAGGTAGGtgtcttattttctttgtaaCCATTAATCGCAAGGCTTCATTTGCTGACGTTGATAGTGGCATGAAGTAAGGGTCTGTTGTCATAATACTTGTAACAGAGCACATCGTATCCAAGTCGGGTGCCGCAACTCTGAATGCCATGTCCTTTGCAGTAACTAGTCCTACCATTTTCGAAGTGGCCGAATCTATAACAATAATGCAGTGTGCTCTCTTTGCATTCATTAGCTTTGCGACATCTAGAATTGAATAGTTTGGTGTGCATTTTATTGGAGTATCAGCAATCTTCGCCAACGCACTATTTTGAAACTGGCTTGTCGGTTCCcccatttcttttcccGATCGTGACCGCCATTGATACTTGAGGTGATGATTCATAAGTAGCGGATGGtgtactactttttatTATGAAATTTTATATAGACGACGATAAAAATGATTCTTGAGGTAGAGGAAATTAATGCAATTTCGTGCAATCTTATCAGCACTTAATATCACAATGTAGATATTATATTCTATTATCCTTCAGCCAGCTTGGACGATCtcaattcaaaaaaaattcaaaaaataaaaaattaaagtttCGTGGCTGTTCCCTTTTGAGAACAAAGAATCCTTTTTTAGATGTACGTCTTCTTTACATAAATACATTTGAAAGTAACACTCATATGTCAAGAGTATTCTCAACAGCTGCAAGTGCttttaataaaaatacatgATTTGAAAGCAAACGTTCTTGAATTGGCATCAAATAACATGGTATTATGTCATACCATGTCAACACTCAAAAACACCGATCATCTACGTTTTGTAGTAGTCCTGATATTTATTGCCCAGTATTATATAGAAATTGGCATAAATTCCTGTAGCTTAGTTGTTTATATGTTATATAGTTGAATATTATCCGGTggaaaattaattttctttgtctaTTTTTGATAGATTTTTATAATTAAAGTTAAACATAATTTGAGCATAAGGATTCGTGACATAAGCGGTATGTATTGACGGACTGTTTTCAGTGTTCAGATAGTACCACAACTTTGTTATTACAATATTAATTGAATAGAGGTGGTTTGTTGATTACATTCCGATGAATATCGTCAACATGCCACCACTGTGCTTTTAAgtataaaataagaaatagCTCAAAGAATAATTGATAAGGGAATATTAAGAGTTTGAGTAAAATAGATAATGAAGGAGAGAAGATATATACTTGAATATTATAAAATTTTATTAAATAAAGTTTCCTTGGCTACGTAGCAGAGCGGTAAAGCATAGGGTTATCGGAAGCTCTATTACAAGCAGTAAATTATTTCTAAAAGCAAACCTCGTTATCACTTCTTTCTACTTATTCAATTTATAAGAGCCGTGAtagtttttgttattttcatatatGTAATCTTATTCACGATGGGTTTTCCCTATTATTTGGTATTATTAAGCTCGTTGAATTCAAATACGAAGACAAGAATTTGGAATCTTGTAAGCGTAATCCGTACACCAAATTTACACATTTAGTTTTTATTTACTAAAGCGAGTCCCAGCGCCAGCGataaggggaaaaattttaccGCCGATTCATTCCACGATTAATTTCGACATTAAGAATATAATCTCCGACACACTATAGTAGTACAACAGCCCTTCAAAATCTAAAATTCTATGCTCACAAAACTATAAAGAAACGAAAGGGATAAGGAATGGGgagttaaaaaaaaaaaggcaaaaataaaacggCTGGAGAAACTGTGCCGTTGCCGTTGGATTATAAAATGAATCTAGAATTTCTCCAGTGAGATTGAGATTATGTTTGTTCTGCACTAAGCCCTTCCTTCTCTACTACGGGACACTATTCCACaaaattgagaaagaagTCCGGTTTGCCGATAGAAAATTTCACAACTCACAATTGTGCCTTCAATCTCCACAAATCATCTGAATTGAATCTCTCTTTGAAGACAAAATCTTTATCCAATTCCtttattgtattttgtagcgtttgtttg
It includes:
- the SER33 gene encoding D-3-phosphoglycerate dehydrogenase 2 (BUSCO:EOG09262CO6) — protein: MSSPVPISQLSRSLKQTSLSPKKEVSTSPTSTYLDSAPRPRATTFDRSKKALKPFSTGDIKMLILENINQTALDTFHDKGYQVEFYKTSLPEDVLIEKIKDVQVIGVRSKTKLTAKVLSHAKNLIAIGCFCIGTNQVDLEYAADHGICVFNSPFCNSRSVAEMTLAEVIGLSRQLGDRVMEMHQGVWNKKSAKCWEVRGKTLGIVGYGHIGSQLSVLAEALGMRVLYYDILSLMALGNSEQVATLDEVLGESDFVTLHVPETPETRKMISTAQIAMMKDGAYLLNNCRGSVVDIPALVEALKLGKLAGAALDVYPAEPRKNGPDFKGDLFPELEELKSMKNVILTPHIGGSTEEAQSAIGIEVSNALSNYINEGTSTGAVNFPEVALRGLDWDQQNAVRILYIHQNVPGVLRTVNQILSDHNIEKQFSDSRGNVAYLMADISNVNLDDIKSIYEKLENTPYRIITRLLY
- the RPS2 gene encoding 40S ribosomal protein (BUSCO:EOG09264903) yields the protein MSGAPAAASRGGPRGAPRGRGGRGGRGGRGGRRGRGRRGNDEKVWAPVTKLGRLVKSGKITSVEEVYLHSLPVKEYQIIDTLLPGLDEKVMKVLSVQKQTRAGQRTRMKVVMVVGDSNGHVGLGIKAAKELATAIRGAIIIAKLAIIPVRRGYWGSNLGAPHSIANKTSGKCGSVTVRLIPAPRGSGIVASPAVKTMLQFAGIEDVYTTSSGSTRTLENTLKATFAALGNTYGFLTPNLWKEFALTDSPLDVYADEALGNKKRN